The genomic region TATGTAATTTCGGATATAAACAAACTTTATGAGAAATTCAAAAATAAAAATGTTCAAATAATCGGGATTTTATTCAATGACGAAATAAAGGAGACTCAAAAACTTATTGAGTTCGCAAAAGATAGAGGAATTCAATATCCTCTATTTATAGCTGATGCAAAGATAAAAAAAATGTATAATGTTTACGGTTTTCCAAATTTTTTTATTTTAAATGAGAAAAAAATCGTAGTTCAGATATACAGAGGAATAACACAGGATACCTTTGGTTTGTTAAATAAGGAAATTGAAAATCTCCTGAGAGAGGTAAAATAGATGTTTGAGGCATTAACAGATAAACTTGAAGCAATATTTAAAAAACTCAAAGGCAAAGGAATTCTGAAAGAAGAAGATGTTGATGCAGCCTTAAAAGAGATAAGAATTGCTTTGCTTGAAGCAGATGTCAATTTTAGGGTTGTAAAAGTCTTTTATTGAAAGAGTTCGCCAGAAAGCTGTTGGCAAAGAAATCCTTGAAAGTCTTTCTCCTGCTCAACAGGTAATAAAAATTGTTTATGATGAACTGTGCGAGCTTTTGGGAGGAACCACTTCTAAGATTCAGCTAACTGCAAATCCACCAACTATTCTTATGATGGTGGGACTGCACGGTTCTGGAAAAACCACCACTTCAGCAAAGCTTGCAAGAATTTTTAAGAAACAGGGGCGGCGTCCAATGCTTGTGGCAGCAGACCTTCAAAGACCAGCAGCAATTGAACAGCTTGTTACCCTGGGCAAACAAATTGATGTTGTAGTATTTCATTCTTATGAAACTAAGGATCCGCGGCTCCTCTGCAAAGAAGCTTTAAAAAAAGCCGTAATTGATAGAATGGATCCAGTGATTGTTGATACTGCTGGAAGAATGCATGTGGATGAAGAATTGATGCAGGAGTTACAGGATGTAAAGGCAATTCTCAATCCTCACGAAGTTCTTTTTGTTGCCGATGCAATGACAGGACAGGATGCAGTAAATATTGCAAAAAGCTTTAATGAAAAAATAGGAATTACAGGAGTTATTCTCACAAAGATGGATGGAGATGCCCGTGGTGGTGCAGCACTTTCAATAAAAGAAGTAACAGGCAAGCCCATAAAACTTATTGGAACAGGAGAAAAGATTGATGCTCTTGAGGAGTTTTATCCTGATAGAATGGCGAATAGAATTCTTGGAATGGGTGATGTTCTCACACTAATTGAGCAGGCACAGAAAGCCTATGACGAGAAAGAAGCGGAAAAACTAAAGAAAAAAATTGAAAAAGAAGAATTTACCTTTGATGATTTAAGAGAGCAGATAAGAAAGATGAGAAAGATGGGTCCCCTTGAAAATATACTTTCAATGCTTCCCGGAGCTCATAAGATATTAAAGGAAATAAAAATTGATGAAAAAGAGTTTGTGAAAGTTGAGGCAATAATAAATTCTATGACGCCAGAAGAAAGAAGAAATCCAAAAATTATTAAATGCAAGTAGAAGAATAAGAATTGCAAAAGGAAGCGGAACGACCGTAACAGATGTTAACAGGCTTATTAAACAATTCAATGAGATGAAAAAGATGATGAAACAGTTAAAACACGGTAAGGGCTTTAAGCTTCCTAAGATATTTCCTTTTTAAGAATAAATACTGCCCTTCTCAAGAAGATAAACTTTATCAGTTGTTTTTTCTATAAAATCCCTATCGTGAGACACAATAAGATAGGTCTTTGCATTGCCTGTTAAATACTGAAGAAGTCTT from Thermodesulfovibrio sp. 3907-1M harbors:
- a CDS encoding TlpA disulfide reductase family protein, giving the protein MKKLLILTLILLIPQVGQSALKKSDSAPNFFLTDINSKPVELYQIKGRVIVIEFLSTKCFACDYVISDINKLYEKFKNKNVQIIGILFNDEIKETQKLIEFAKDRGIQYPLFIADAKIKKMYNVYGFPNFFILNEKKIVVQIYRGITQDTFGLLNKEIENLLREVK